The DNA region ACCCATCTGCTGTACACCCCTAACGACCATAAAGGGAAGGTGGTTGACATGCTGCTGGTGGTGGGTGTTGTCAACAAAGTAAGATCtatagaaaggaaaaaagaaaagagtgaaaatgaaagagaaagaaagaacttGCATTACAAGATTCTAATCTTAATTAATCTGAGTATGAAAGCAATTATGTTTGAAGAAAATAACCACCTTAAATCTTATACTCATACTCTCCTATCAAGATTTATCATTGTTTTTGGTAACAACAACTTGATACTaatattatcatcaacaagaaaaagaaagaagagagcatatataaaaaaatattttatataattttattttttaaatagtcataTAGAACATGAGCATGTGAAATATTAAggcatgtttgttttatttgtttttaatttttattttcattaaaaataaaaaatggtgatgaaaatatgtttggttagatttttgaaaatattctcagtaaatattttttcaaacgaatcaaaaaataaaaacaataaaatttagttttccATTCAAAACAGATACCTCATTTTAGGTAGAATAAAAACGAAGTGACaagaaatattttcataattttaatattttaaaaataaaaacattttttaaaaaataaaaacaaaaaataaaaaatgcaaaccaaacgtTAACGGCACCAAAATTACAAAGAGTACGTAGTAGTTAATTATCGCATTCACATGCATTTGAGGTCCTTTAATAAAGTGTAGTCTGTACGTTGCAGATGGCTTTTAGATTATTACTTCATTTTTACCAAACAATTCACCCTCTTCTTAATTAGAGTTTAGAGTCATTAACTAATTAACTAATACTCTTGCTACTAATAGAGTCCTTAtcccataaaatcaattttctggtaactggtaaattataaaacaagtaTGATTTCCTGGTTTCGTTCCTTCAAAAAAGTCCTGTGCAAACTGAAGTAGATGATAAGCTAATTTAGCGGTGTGGCCGTGGGGGTGTGGTTAGGTGTACATGCAAAGTAAATTGTTCTaagagtgagaaaaaaaaattacacctaAAAACTATTTGATATTTAGATAAAgcggaaaaaagagaaaaaaatatataaatatgataaataatatttttgatgtgacagaaagataaaaataaacaaatgtaAGAGTCATTGataatatgtttaaaataaatgagtatTGAAATATCATTCCTCTTGTTCTAAATAATACACAGTACACCATGCAATGTAGCTGAAGAGTCTCCCCTAGCATCACGCGCGTGGTAATGATAATCTAAAATTAACATAGAGCACATCATGCAATTTACTTCCCCAAAATCACTTCGTACAAGTGTTGAAATTTTAGTATCACTTTTGaatctaattttataaattaatatgtataataaatttattaatttttatgataattaattaaaaatttataatgacagtgatcttcaattttttgatttaaaataaaataaaattttgatactGACgttatatagaaattaaacttgagtaataatatattttaaaaaccaaCTTTAAAACTTATGCTacaacaactaaaaatatgttttgaaaattagttttaaaaaatgtatttttgaaaaaaaaaattacccaaaaaaaaacgaaagggagtttataaataaaaaaaagttgccaAATTAACAACTATTTAAGAGTACAAAATAActcaacaataataattacttgAATGTGAAAAGCATTGTTACCATCATAAAGCAAATCACAAATATGTGAAGACGAACAATTAACAATTTGAGATTTAATTAGCAAGCATTAAGTGTCGTATCACCAAGAAACAGTTAAagatattaactaattaattgggtaaaatcaaattatacaaACTAAGTAAAACATGAAgaaaaagcatatatatatatatatatatattaattgagcTAAACCTATTGGGtgtttatattttatccttttgtgTGGTCTAGTCGAGTTGATACAACAGGGTACTATAAATCTTACcatattatatttgatttttacggattaaacttttttttatcctctagtataaatcattttatatttaatttcatttgagtTATACCTTAAACTTCATCAAATATATACTTTAAtagccttttttttctttttgtcaatttaacattaattatcggtgggttattaatttttatttttttgaattataattaacctttcaaaacatttttcaaaagtGTTTTGAACCGTGAAAAAATCATtatctaaaatactttaaaacgaaaaataaaacaaacatatttgataaggattaaaactaaaaaaaataaaataataaaaattaaaaaaatactaaattacatcaacaaatatatatatatatatatatattacagacTTAGACTTGGCTATTGGCTCCTATAGCAACAATGGCAATTATATCCACCTATGAAAGTTGGCAATTAATCACCTATGGCAATCGGCAATACAGCAATTAATGCAATAACTGAAGCCATTCACGTGATCCACATTTGTGGGGacggaaaagaaaaatgatcatATCccttattgaaaagaaaagaagaaaaaagcatATGCAATAAACTGTGCCTATAAATTGCTACACGCAAGAAGGGACGACTAACACAACACATCTGAAGTTAGTTCTTTCGAACtactaaatcaaattaaacaatgtCTTACATTAGCCTTGCTCCTTTGGCTGTCTTCTTGCTTGCCACTTCCTGTATGTACCGTtccattcttcaatttttttaatatatctttcatgatttttaattatatattttggaactatgagaaaattataatatatccCAACATATACATAtgcatttatataaaaaagaaaattatcacaaatattaagttttaattttattattagataGGTTTCAAATCTATAATTTCTCCTGGGTGTTTTCTCTTCATCACCAATTCAACCTTATATCCATTTGCTTTTAACTTTGGCCTATAATTTTCAGTGATGTTTTCAATGAAGAAGATTGAAGCAGGAACTTGTGCGAGATCTCAGTGTTCAAACAGCGCACAATGCGGCTCCCATTGTGGGTGTCTCCCCCGTCCCCCAATTCCATATCCATTTCCAATTGATACTGGTCTATGCATAGGTGAACCTGCATTtgttgccatgattaaggaacatcCCAAGTTATGTCAATCTcatgatgaatgcatgaagaaaggGAGTGGCAAATTTTGCGCTCGTTATCCGAATCCTGAGAGTGAGTATGGATGGTGTATTGACTCTGATTCTGAAGCCCTAAAAGGCTTCTTGAAGATGCCTACAACATTTGCCGAGTAACATGGTATGCCCAATGAAAAAGTTGCACACAAAGATGCGTGTACTACTTCGAATAAATGTGTGCTCCATGCAATAAGTAGTTTTTGTTTCCAACTCAGTTGGTAATGATGGTTCATGTTTGTTTTTGAGCCTACAagtaatttttcttttggatCTTGATATCCAAGTATTCTTTGgatatatgaattattaattatagcCTAATGTCAGTGTATATTGTTCTCTTGTGTGGTAAACTAGTACTGCCAAACTGGTAACTCTACCATTAGGCATTTACTTGGTAGatgtatgtttatttttatgattaacaTAAAGGGGTACTTTAATGAGTTGCAAACTGAAATTGGGTGCTATttgaagaggaaaaggattgGAATGGAGTTTCTGCTAAGTAAACTACGAAAGCCCTATTTGAATAAACATCTCTATTAGTCCTATGTgcttaacttttataaaagttcTCTTATTTTACTTCTTCAAGAGCTGAAATGTATAAGTTGATCTTAGCTTATACAAGAAActcaatttattagttttttttagagtgagaggaggaggaggaagtcCTTATTCTTTCTAATAAGATACCAAGTTCTATCGGCTTATTtgtgtatatatgtaaaatttgtCATCGAAATGTAACTATTCTGTTTTGAAATACAttccttgattcttgaagctatCTTAAAATGAGATCTATGTAAAATTATAAGGGTTTCTCAGATTAATAATTATAGGAAACAAACAAAATCTTAAAACCTACGATTttcacatataaataaataatgtgtaCTTTTCTCCATAGTGAGATTTTTCTTCggtatactttaattttttgaaatatgagAGAAACAAGATTTTACTcccttgattattatttttgccTCTCTACGTTTGTGATGGCTAGAGATTAGAGATGACACTTTTCTGTCAAAAAGGGAACTTTATTTCACATTAATGGGTATTACCCtattttataaccactactttCATCAAGTAGCTAACAGTTATCTTTAGAAACTTCTCTTATTTaatccaattacaatttagtctctaattattaattatttatttattagtccctagATAAGTCtcatgcctctcacatgagacattaattctaacttTCTCCCACTTGACTCATGtaacattaataaacattatggactaaataaataaatagattaaactaaCATAATGTACATTAAAATGACTAAACTGTTTTATAaattgggtacatcataatttcatgattaagaataggaaccaattTGAGTTATGAAGGTTGTACATCACTTAATCGACATAGTCTCTTCAATGTAttacaaattagtcttctccttaatatgatATCATTaattaggagtacataattggtccaacataatatctttattcaagacaaaacctgttaatATTACTCTAATACAAATATGTATGCAAACATATAGAACAagtaatcagaaacatatcataaatgagctcagagtgtcactaaaatgcataaggtaaattacatttaatgatcatcaataacaataatgtccatactttcaacatgttcaaTAAATGTCTTGGGCGGTAATCTCTTTGTCAAAGGATCAACTATCATAAAGTTTGTGttaatatgttctattgacactttttgtttatgaacttcttccttcacgaTAAAGCACTTCAATTCCATATGTTTAGCACTcttagagtacttgtcgttcttagaaaaaatattattctgcaACCAATTAGCTTGAATTGTAGTCtcaaaacatgctacaaattcaGTTTTAACGGTAGATGCAACAACTAATGCATACTAAATTAATTCCATTTGTTTTAGTTCCAGATCATTTCTAAGACATTGTGTGAGACTAAATTTATCTCATTTCTAAATTGGAACATGTGATGTTGAACACCTTTTCATCCTGCATTtctctagtactttattgatatatgttttctgagataagcctaacaatccttgtgattTACTACTGAATATTTCTATCATTATCATATAGCTTGTCTCACCCAaatctttcacttaaaagttgctAGAGAGAAATTccttagtctcatgaagaagaccaagatcattagttgcaagcaaaatatcatcaacatacaaagttagaaaaataaccttactcccactgaccttcataTATATACACCGATCAACAGTATTTTCCATAAAtctaaaggaaacaatggtatcattaaacttcaaataccattggcgagaagcttgcttaagactgtatattaatttctttaatttgcacaccatgtgttccttTCCTTCAACTTAGAACCCTATTGGTTGGTCCATAAAAACATTCTCTTCTAATTCTCCATTAAGAAAGAcaattttcacatccatttgatgtaactccaagtcataatggactactaatgtcatgataatcctgaaagaatcctttcgtgaCACCGATGAAAACGTCTCTCAATGTCATCTTTCtaagtaaatcccttagcaacaagtctagccttaTAACGTTCAAGGTTGTcatgagagtcacgtttagtcttgaagacccacttacaagCAACTCTCTTACAACTCTTTGACAATTCTATAAGATCCCAAACATCATTATCTTCCATgaaatttatctcttctttcatgacaTTTAATCACTTCTCAAAATTATCACAGCTTGCATCTTGTGAAAACAAAAttggatcattatcattaatgctcaAGTTTATTTCTGTTTCATGTAAGTATACCACATAATCATTCGAAATAACTggtctcctttctctttgagacctccttaatgctacttcttaTAGTTCTGCATccataataggttcattatgtatcatgggTTCATTATTATGTTGCTCTTcttcattattattttgaacaaCAACTAAAGGAGTAATCCCCTTACTACTAGAGGCATAACCTAAAGGGACTTGCACtcaaacttctttaatttcaacttctcgtggaactgtactcccactaatttaattattttcaatgaatcttgcatttcaaatttcaaaaattataatactttgattaggacaataaaacatatatccCTTTGACTTTTTTGAATAACCAATGAAATTTTTACttattgttcttgcatccaattttctttcttgtggattataaaCCCTTATTTCTTCCTAGCAACCCCAAACATAcaggtgccttatactaggtgtCATATTCGTCCACAGTTCAAAATGTATCTTTGGAACTACTAGGAaccctattcaacaaatacatgatAGTTTTCAAGGCATTCATCCACAAAGGTACAAGTAATGTTGAATTTcttaacatactcctaaccatatccattaaagttctattacgcCTTTCTAATACATTATTTTGTTGTGGTCTACTGGGCATTGTGTATTGCGCACAAATGTTACATTTCTGAAGgagcttagcaaatggacctgggtgtTGCCTAGTTTCATCGTATCTTTCGTAATACTCACCACCTCTATCAGACCTAACAAATTTCACCTttctatctaattttttttctacttcaTTCATGTAAATTTCTAAGACATCCAGTGCTTGAGATTTCTCatgcagtaagtagacataatCGTAACGTAAATAGTCatcaataaaggtgataaagtatatttcatttccaaaagaattaacatcaaaaggtccacaaatatcagAATACACAATTTTAAGAAGttgagtgcttcttgtagctcaTTTCCTTGtatgatttgtttgttttcccttaatacaatccacacaaatatttcgatccgtaaaatctagatcaggaagaatttcattttttattaatctttccatcttttctctagaaatgtgacctaaacgtttatgccacaagaaagtAGATTGTCCGTTCACTAAACTATGTTTAGTGTCAACATTGTGAAgtagaaagaaaattatttatttcttagcccttacataagtcacatgtctctcacatgagacattaattctaacaattTATACTATCCAACCATTGGATTTCCAACTAGATACATGTTTTAATGTAGATATTCCTTTTAAAAGATTGTTGATATCCCATTATTGGAAAAACAATCTGTTTAGATCGTAATAGCAACTTAATCaatgttttaaattgtggttgtGGTTGTGATTGCAATAAGGACTGAGGAGCTAGCCTTCATCTTGACCATCATATGCTCCTAGATTGGGGTGGGGTGCGATTTTCTTGACATAACAAATGAAATTGAGGGGATACGGGAAATTCAACTTTTAACATGTTCATATAAAACCAAGTTTGCTTGTTATGTGTGTTTCAAATGCAGAGTCCCCCCCATTATATATAGTTAAGACAAACAGAAAAACATAATAGAAGTAAACACTGTCTCCTTATGCTGGAAAAGCAGAGAATAAAACAGAGAACAGTTCCCTCTTAGAAAGAATTGAGTCTTTCGTATCTTGCTTGCAACACAAATGATTACGTCTACCTTCTCCTCACCTCCCCTTCCCTATGTATTCTTTCCATTCCCAGTAACACCCTGTTCCTTAGGAAATGCTCCTTGTTGCTTTTTCATCTGCCACAACATTCTTAGGTAAAATCCCCTTGCTTCCCTTCTCACCCCTTATGTTATACACATTTAATTGTAGGTCCATCACAAGCTTTCATTGCTCCCTTGCTCCCATGTTTTCTTGTTTCTCATTTGTCATTGTTTCTCATTTGTCATAAACCAGATAATTGCAACATGCTTTCATATTATGTTTCTTGCTTTCTCCATACCTACTCTCATTGACAATCGgaatattgaagaaaaaaactgaATCTAATGGAGATAGAACTAGAAGTGTTATGTTTCATGCTTAATCAACTAGTCAATACCTTTCACATTTTACTTTTGTTCCAAAAAGTGGCCTGTCCTTGTTTCATTTGATATTATTCTCATTTATTTCTGCTTTTGAGTTGGAATGCAGTATACACATGGATGACATGATacaaaaactaaataatttgtttctttttttttatccaaaaaatattCTGTTTATCTTACACATAATGCTGGTATTTCCAGATTTGATTTTTCAAACTCATACATGtggtttgaattttataatgttCCATTGGCAAAAGATGTCTCCTTAATTTGTGATGTAAGGAACTTTGCTCTATATCTATTTTGTTGTACATTCTCCATGATGTAGGTGTGCTTTTAGTTGAAAATTGTGTTGAATTCGGGTCTTTGCAGACAATTCAAGCATCGTACATTATCGAACATCTTGGTTGATGCAATGCCATGAATATGCAAGTAAGTTTTCTCTTCTGCCATGGATACCaaattttctttctcctttcctccttaatttattaactttatggGTACTGGCAGAAACACTCTCTgtgttcaaatttttatttcattaagatGACAGATCCATTTTATGTATTATAGTTTTAATACTATCAAGTAAAACAAGCCGCACACCCATAATTTggaaatacaaaaacaaaaaa from Glycine soja cultivar W05 chromosome 8, ASM419377v2, whole genome shotgun sequence includes:
- the LOC114424579 gene encoding albumin-1-like; translation: MSYISLAPLAVFLLATSLMFSMKKIEAGTCARSQCSNSAQCGSHCGCLPRPPIPYPFPIDTGLCIGEPAFVAMIKEHPKLCQSHDECMKKGSGKFCARYPNPESEYGWCIDSDSEALKGFLKMPTTFAE